A window of the Scophthalmus maximus strain ysfricsl-2021 chromosome 8, ASM2237912v1, whole genome shotgun sequence genome harbors these coding sequences:
- the LOC118312415 gene encoding RNA exonuclease 5: MEPSAAAATSSRKKRRNSSPAAHGEAKRFKAEREDEGATATTAAAACALPSRLPRVSVPLDRLQQPITLNELTELLHFAALGRTGGVSQPSWCRLHHQKNVKGVNVVIVEDLSQSHFYRHYLTLRHLRTNYSSRVTFTPSPDNVASEIFSSEVPKSDSLSQLHKENSELPKALKYHPVITKFGTQRRGLTAYLLTQEEMVGSHYPVKGLPGFEEFASTESVDSVTDSSPLYGLDCEMCLTEKGNELTRVSLVDSDGNCVLDDLVKPETRILNYLTKFSGITAGMLGPITTTLADVQAKLKALLPRDAVLVGHSLNSDLKALKLIHRLVIDTSLLYRKEFGQRFKLKILAEMILRRQIQTEEVMGHNPIEDAVAALELAQYFIRTGPRQVVENHLEELWGYTIEEESTEPPAPEPSHRFADILQTLGRSVAFSGKRSDVALDLSNQQWHNSDKEMLASFRRQTKCPFLSVLQFSSFSDHLKPCVLQRQQQQNQRVCANLRDMCAVFAGPFPAAFTAKEVKRLFRCCGPVRKIKMLNTAVRVHAEVEFKLLEGARLALKTLNGYSLQGQSIKVHRPVNESLLDLDLTLDALASDPLNASHLYAVKLKPSVAECAGSSAKVNGRTLDSQRPGATSSKITNGLHPAKASDDLSEETLRETFGPFGAVEIVVLPAKPGKRATHAYIKFGSSEGRRAALSSSEHLRTEGYVICPSLTPPHLPSWVALTTTSVVAEGDDEESTHTSSQDQEVEPMMGKLDRRLGKLFRFLPDDTLSVVVLLGCNSANGPLPGLCFMEVKSGSRGEK, translated from the exons ATGGAGCCGTCGGCGGCGGCAGCTACgagcagcagaaagaaaagaaggaacaGTTCCCCCGCGGCACACGGGGAGGCCAAGAGGTTTAAAGCCGAGCGGGAAGATGAAGGGGCGACGGCtacgacggcggcggcggcgtgtgcACTTCCCTCCCGTTTACCGAGGGTCTCTGTACCGCTCGACCGCCTCCAACAGCCGATCACGCTGAACGAGCTGACGGAGCTGCTGCATTTCGCCGCTCTGGGGAGAACGGGCGGCGTCAGTCAGCCCAG TTGGTGCCGTCTCCACCACCAGAAGAATGTAAAAGGTGTGAACGTTGTCATCGTGGAGGATCTGAGCCAGAGTCACTTTTACAGACACTACCTCACCCTGCGACACCTCAGGACCAACTACAGCTCT AGGGTCACCTTCACTCCATCACCTGACAACGTAGCATCCGAAATCTTCAGCAGTGAGGTTCCTAAATCGGACTCCCTTTCCCAACTGCACAAGGAAAACAGTGAATTACCCAAAG CGCTGAAGTATCACCCGGTCATCACCAAGTTtgggacacagaggagaggactgaCGGCGTATCTGCTCACCCAGGAGGAGATGGTCGGCTCTCACTACCCCGTCAAAG GGTTGCCAGGTTTTGAGGAGTTTGCGAGCACAGAGAGTGTCGACAGCGTGACCGACAGCAGCCCTCTGTATGGACTTGACTGTGAAATG tgtctgaCAGAAAAGGGAAACGAGCTGACTCGTGTTTCTCTGGTGGACAGCGATGGGAACTGTGTGCTCGACGATCTGGTGAAACCCGAGACCCGCATCCTCAACTACCTCACCaa GTTCTCTGGTATCACCGCAGGGATGTTGGGACCAATCACAACCACCCTGGCGGACGTTCAGGCGAAGCTCAAGGCGCTGTTGCCGCGCGACGCCGTTCTGGTCGGGCATTCGCTTAACTCCGACCTCAAGGCTCTGAAA CTGATCCACCGACTGGTGATCGACACCTCGCTGCTCTACAGGAAAGAGTTTGGACAAAGGTTCAAGCTCAAGATCTTGGCAGAGATGATACTGAG GAGGCAAATCCAAACTGAAGAGGTGATGGGTCATAATCCCATTGAGGACGCTGTGGCAGCCCTGGAGCTGGCCCAGTACTTTATCAGAACAGGACCTCGTCAG GTTGTGGAGAATCATCTGGAGGAGCTGTGGGGATACACGATAGAGGAGGAGTCCACCGAACCACCTGCACCCGAGCCAAGTCACAG GTTTGCTGACATATTGCAGACACTTGGCCGGTCAGTGGCCTTTTCGGGGAAGCGTTCTGATGTAGCCCTGGATCTGTCCAATCAGCAGTGGCACAACTCCGACAAAGAG ATGTTGGCCTCGTTCAGGAGACAGACCAAGTGTCCGTTCCTCTCAGTGCTCCAGTTCTCGTCCTTCTCAGACCACCTGAAGCCGTGTGTTcttcagcggcagcagcagcagaaccagagg GTGTGTGCCAACCTCCGCGACATGTGTGCAGTATTTGCTGGGCCGTTCCCCGCGGCTTTCACGGCGAAGGAAGTGAAGCGGCTTTTTCGTTGCTGTGGGCCAGTTCGGAAAATCAAAATGCTGAACACAGCTGTGAGG GTCCATGCAGAGGTAGAGTTCAAGCTGCTCGAGGGAGCTAGGCTGGCTCTAAAAACTCTGAACGGATATAGTTTGCAGGGACAGTCCATCAAG GTGCACAGGCCTGTTAATGAGTCACTGCTGGACCTGGATCTGACTCTTGATGCTTTGGCGAGTGACCCTCTCAACGCCAGTCACCTCTACGCAGTTAAATTAAAGCCCAGTGTCGCCGAGTGCGCCGGCAGCTCGGCAAAGGTCAACGGACGCACATTAGATTCACAGAGACCCGGTGCCACTTCTTCTAAAATCACAAATGGCTTGCACCCCGCCAAAGCGAGCGATGACCTGTCTGAGGAAACCCTCAGAGAGACGTTTGGTCCCTTTGGAGCCGTGGAGATAGTCGTCCTGCCCGCCAAACCCGGAAAACGGGCTACACACGCATACAtaa AGTTTGGGAGTTCAGAGGGCCGACGCGCCGCCCTCAGCTCCTCTGAGCATCTCCGGACAGAGGGCTATGTCATCTGTCCGTCCCTGACTCCGCCCCACTTGCCTTCATGGGTCGCCCTGACAACGACCTCAGTGGTGGCTGAGGGGGATGACGAGGAGAGCACCCACACCAGTTCTCAG GACCAGGAAGTGGAGCCCATGATGGGGAAGCTGGACCGCCGCCTGGGGAAGCTCTTCAGATTCCTGCCGGACGACACCTTGTCTGTGGTTGTGCTGCTTGGATGCAACAG TGCCAATGGCCCCCTGCCTGGCTTGTGTTTTATGGAGGTCAAGTCAGGCTCTCGAGGAGAAAAGTGA
- the parn gene encoding poly(A)-specific ribonuclease PARN isoform X2 — MEVTRRNFKESLNAVCSALEEADFLAIDGEFSGISDGPNVSALTNGLDTPEERYTKLKKHSMDFVLFQFGLCTFTYNQAKSKYITKTFNFYIFPKPFNRTSPDIKFICQSSSIDFLASQGFDFNKVFCHGIPYLNQDEEAQLRKQTEERRNQHANGVGTPSYISPSSSKGPAHVPDEHKDFIERVIQKVDSLFTSSEKTVDLEPCTGFQRKLIYQTLNWKFPKGLHVETIETEKERYIQVSRVDDDERKRREQQKLEREQEELNDAVGFSRVIHAISKSGKLVVGHNMLLDVMHTIHQFYCPLPEDLQDFKEVTMCVFPRLMDTKLMASTQPFKELITNTSLAELEKQLKESPFKSPQVETAEGFLSYDTAQEQLHEAGYDAYITGLCFISMANYLGSFLTPPKSYISARSKLIEPFHNKLFLMRIIDIPYLNVTGPDLQPKRDHVLHVSFPKEWKTSDLYQLFSAFGNIQVSWIDDTSAFVSLSQTDQVQIAMNTSRYAESYRIQTYAEYIKAKQQEKEKLGQTPKSWGEDGWVKSHYTSSTTSSGFGYSRGLRKRSISPVHGEQGSGEPLIADGWSHYSYPDSTGVKKMKKDDTSGQANADAVESKTSEGWLKTDASDSAELSPVPDEEEQEEEEEEEEEEEEEEGGSPEGADPANDAEGTVTWQQAPTVQSRKGRKNKKKKSEAAESKKSLFEVPDVW; from the exons ATGGAGGTGACACGGAGAA ATTTTAAAGAGAGTTTGAACGCGGTGTGCAGCGCGTTGGAGGAGGCGGACTTCCTCGCCATCGATGGAGAATTCTCAG ggATAAGCGACGGTCCTAATGTCAGTGCACTAACCAACGGACTGGACACGCCAGAGGAGAGATACACGAAGCTCAAAAAG CATTCCATGGACTTTGTGCTGTTCCAGTTTGGATTATGTACATTCACGTACAACCAGGCCAAGTCAAA GTATATCACaaagacatttaatttttatatattcCCGAAGCCATTCAACAGGACGTCGCCTGACATAAAGTTCATCTGTCAA AGTTCCAGTATTGACTTTTTGGCCAGTCAAGGATTTGACTTCAACAAGGTGTTCTGTCATG GAATCCCATACCTCAATCAAGACGAGGAAGCCCAGCTGAGGAAGCAGaccgaggagaggaggaaccaGCACGCCAACGGCGTAGGGACACCATCTTACATCTCCCCGTCGTCCTCCAAAGGCCCTGCACACGTACCCGATGAACACAAGGACTTCATCGAACGGGTGAT ACAGAAAGTTGATTCACTCTTCACAAGCTCAGAGAAGACTGTTGACTTAGAGCCATGCACAGG GTTTCAGAGGAAGCTGATATATCAGACCCTGAACTGGAA GTTTCCCAAGGGGCTTCATGTGGAAACCATAGAAACGGAAAAG GAGCGTTACATCCAGGTCAGCAGAGTAGAcgacgacgagaggaagaggagggagcagcagaAACTGGAGCGGGAGCAG GAGGAGCTAAATGACGCCGTCGGATTCTCCAGGGTCATCCACGCCATCTCTAAATCT GGTAAACTTGTGGTCGGCCACAACATGCTGTTGGACGTGATGCACACCATCCACCAGTTCTACTGCCCCCTTCCAGAG GATCTTCAAGACTTTAAAGAGGTCACAATGTGTGTCTTCCCAAG ACTTATGGACACAAAGTTGATGGCTTCCACTCAGCCATTTAAG GAGCTGATCACCAACACCTCTCTGGCAGAGCTGGAGAAGCAGTTGAAGGAGAGCCCCTTCAAGTCACCACAAGTTG AAACGGCAGAGGGGTTCCTCAGTTACGACACGGCCCAGGAGCAGCTCCACGAGGCGGGTTACGACGCCTACATCACTGGCCTCTGTTTCATCTCCATGGCCAACTACCTGG GCTCTTTCTTGACCCCGCCCAAATCTTACATCTCCGCTCGATCCAAACTCATCGAGCCTTTCCACAACAA GCTTTTCCTGATGAGGATAATAGATATTCCCTACCTCAACGTCACAGGACCAGACT TGCAGCCCAAAAGAGACCATGTCCTGCATGTCTCCTTCCCCAAAGAATGGAAGACTAGTGACCTCTACCAGCTCTTTAGTGCCTTTG GGAATATCCAGGTTTCATGGATCGATGACACGTCAGCGTTCGTGTCCCTGAGTCAGACGGACCAGGTGCAGATAG CTATGAACACCAGTCGCTACGCAGAGAGTTACAGGATCCAGACGTATGCGGAGTACATCAAGGCcaagcagcaggagaaggagaagctcGGGCAGACCCCCAAGAGCTGGGGCGAGGACGGCTGGGTCAAATCACACTACACCTCATCCACTACCTCCAGTGGTTTCGGATATTCCAG aGGTTTGAGGAAACGCAGCATCAGTCCGGTCCACGGAGAGCAGGGCAGCGGAGAACCTCTGATCGCTGACGGGTGGAGTCACTACTCGTACCCGGACAGCACGGGCGtcaagaagatgaaaaaagatg ATACAAGTGGACAGGCGAATGCTGACGCTGTCGAGAGCAAGACGTCAGAGGGATGGCTGAAGAC AGATGCATCAGATTCAGCAGAGCTGAGTCCAGTCcctgatgaggaggagcaggaggaggaagaggaggaggaggaggaggaggaggaggaggaggggggaagtcCTGAGGGCGCAGATCCAGCCAATGATGCTGAGGGGACGGTCACCTGGCAACAGGCCCCAACGGTCCAGTCGAGGAAAGGTcgaaagaacaagaagaagaagtctgaag CGGCCGAATCTAAAAAATCGCTTTTCGAGGTTCCAGATGTCTGGTAG
- the parn gene encoding poly(A)-specific ribonuclease PARN isoform X1: MEVTRRNFKESLNAVCSALEEADFLAIDGEFSGISDGPNVSALTNGLDTPEERYTKLKKHSMDFVLFQFGLCTFTYNQAKSKYITKTFNFYIFPKPFNRTSPDIKFICQSSSIDFLASQGFDFNKVFCHGIPYLNQDEEAQLRKQTEERRNQHANGVGTPSYISPSSSKGPAHVPDEHKDFIERVIQKVDSLFTSSEKTVDLEPCTGFQRKLIYQTLNWKFPKGLHVETIETEKKERYIQVSRVDDDERKRREQQKLEREQEELNDAVGFSRVIHAISKSGKLVVGHNMLLDVMHTIHQFYCPLPEDLQDFKEVTMCVFPRLMDTKLMASTQPFKELITNTSLAELEKQLKESPFKSPQVETAEGFLSYDTAQEQLHEAGYDAYITGLCFISMANYLGSFLTPPKSYISARSKLIEPFHNKLFLMRIIDIPYLNVTGPDLQPKRDHVLHVSFPKEWKTSDLYQLFSAFGNIQVSWIDDTSAFVSLSQTDQVQIAMNTSRYAESYRIQTYAEYIKAKQQEKEKLGQTPKSWGEDGWVKSHYTSSTTSSGFGYSRGLRKRSISPVHGEQGSGEPLIADGWSHYSYPDSTGVKKMKKDDTSGQANADAVESKTSEGWLKTDASDSAELSPVPDEEEQEEEEEEEEEEEEEEGGSPEGADPANDAEGTVTWQQAPTVQSRKGRKNKKKKSEAAESKKSLFEVPDVW, from the exons ATGGAGGTGACACGGAGAA ATTTTAAAGAGAGTTTGAACGCGGTGTGCAGCGCGTTGGAGGAGGCGGACTTCCTCGCCATCGATGGAGAATTCTCAG ggATAAGCGACGGTCCTAATGTCAGTGCACTAACCAACGGACTGGACACGCCAGAGGAGAGATACACGAAGCTCAAAAAG CATTCCATGGACTTTGTGCTGTTCCAGTTTGGATTATGTACATTCACGTACAACCAGGCCAAGTCAAA GTATATCACaaagacatttaatttttatatattcCCGAAGCCATTCAACAGGACGTCGCCTGACATAAAGTTCATCTGTCAA AGTTCCAGTATTGACTTTTTGGCCAGTCAAGGATTTGACTTCAACAAGGTGTTCTGTCATG GAATCCCATACCTCAATCAAGACGAGGAAGCCCAGCTGAGGAAGCAGaccgaggagaggaggaaccaGCACGCCAACGGCGTAGGGACACCATCTTACATCTCCCCGTCGTCCTCCAAAGGCCCTGCACACGTACCCGATGAACACAAGGACTTCATCGAACGGGTGAT ACAGAAAGTTGATTCACTCTTCACAAGCTCAGAGAAGACTGTTGACTTAGAGCCATGCACAGG GTTTCAGAGGAAGCTGATATATCAGACCCTGAACTGGAA GTTTCCCAAGGGGCTTCATGTGGAAACCATAGAAACGGAAAAG AAGGAGCGTTACATCCAGGTCAGCAGAGTAGAcgacgacgagaggaagaggagggagcagcagaAACTGGAGCGGGAGCAG GAGGAGCTAAATGACGCCGTCGGATTCTCCAGGGTCATCCACGCCATCTCTAAATCT GGTAAACTTGTGGTCGGCCACAACATGCTGTTGGACGTGATGCACACCATCCACCAGTTCTACTGCCCCCTTCCAGAG GATCTTCAAGACTTTAAAGAGGTCACAATGTGTGTCTTCCCAAG ACTTATGGACACAAAGTTGATGGCTTCCACTCAGCCATTTAAG GAGCTGATCACCAACACCTCTCTGGCAGAGCTGGAGAAGCAGTTGAAGGAGAGCCCCTTCAAGTCACCACAAGTTG AAACGGCAGAGGGGTTCCTCAGTTACGACACGGCCCAGGAGCAGCTCCACGAGGCGGGTTACGACGCCTACATCACTGGCCTCTGTTTCATCTCCATGGCCAACTACCTGG GCTCTTTCTTGACCCCGCCCAAATCTTACATCTCCGCTCGATCCAAACTCATCGAGCCTTTCCACAACAA GCTTTTCCTGATGAGGATAATAGATATTCCCTACCTCAACGTCACAGGACCAGACT TGCAGCCCAAAAGAGACCATGTCCTGCATGTCTCCTTCCCCAAAGAATGGAAGACTAGTGACCTCTACCAGCTCTTTAGTGCCTTTG GGAATATCCAGGTTTCATGGATCGATGACACGTCAGCGTTCGTGTCCCTGAGTCAGACGGACCAGGTGCAGATAG CTATGAACACCAGTCGCTACGCAGAGAGTTACAGGATCCAGACGTATGCGGAGTACATCAAGGCcaagcagcaggagaaggagaagctcGGGCAGACCCCCAAGAGCTGGGGCGAGGACGGCTGGGTCAAATCACACTACACCTCATCCACTACCTCCAGTGGTTTCGGATATTCCAG aGGTTTGAGGAAACGCAGCATCAGTCCGGTCCACGGAGAGCAGGGCAGCGGAGAACCTCTGATCGCTGACGGGTGGAGTCACTACTCGTACCCGGACAGCACGGGCGtcaagaagatgaaaaaagatg ATACAAGTGGACAGGCGAATGCTGACGCTGTCGAGAGCAAGACGTCAGAGGGATGGCTGAAGAC AGATGCATCAGATTCAGCAGAGCTGAGTCCAGTCcctgatgaggaggagcaggaggaggaagaggaggaggaggaggaggaggaggaggaggaggggggaagtcCTGAGGGCGCAGATCCAGCCAATGATGCTGAGGGGACGGTCACCTGGCAACAGGCCCCAACGGTCCAGTCGAGGAAAGGTcgaaagaacaagaagaagaagtctgaag CGGCCGAATCTAAAAAATCGCTTTTCGAGGTTCCAGATGTCTGGTAG